The stretch of DNA CGCGATCGCGATCAAGACTCCGGCATCGACATAGTCCGCTAGCGCCCCACTTATCGCGAACATCGGCAGCCAGGTGATGTTGAGGAGGGCCATACGCGCACCCGCAACGCGCGCCCGAAGCTCGGGCGGCGTG from Candidatus Limnocylindria bacterium encodes:
- a CDS encoding MFS transporter, whose amino-acid sequence is TPPELRARVAGARMALLNITWLPMFAISGALADYVDAGVLIAIAGALTLTTAVVGAFSPNVRDVN